A window of the Torulaspora globosa chromosome 6, complete sequence genome harbors these coding sequences:
- the DPB11 gene encoding protein kinase activating protein DPB11 (ancestral locus Anc_1.276): protein MKPFRNVTFCPTGFNDEEISKSISRKILKLGGCYSKDLTRQVNVLVIGKTKETNKYRFAVRHRHDIVFIDLRAIDVLYERWLAGDDIIGEQPGVVDPVASALNTLKTRYSAGPLDNFYIFIGRVDSFSKERLEEICHTLKCHKCNSSHFVKDCKSRNDHKTVVFVTDSLQGARVEAAIEQQIPIVHYKWILDCQRRNAALEFDPYYLLPRIPENLTFDEIGLESCNCWDNLSKPTPEIDHNITGAPASSNLFQKFKVEGDRIWEKAMSKSDSNDVLNQGAARLSPPPEVQENQPRADESIFQGATFNISHRFSEQQTDILRRVIEQNGGVLQAESQYLVIPSDFPLDLLENDEISNQTLVTEFFIERCLNYKLLIRPPDSWSKPFLRNRNVTLVPSRTLLHDEGQSLQVAITGFHGVELLHLNKILKVMEPMGIKFVEYLNKKTDLLLINLPALPSIPRDHPLWKNQYRDLFTAQLEHGNDSSNQILRNSLKRKIQFVKQEHSIPVVTPAFLIDLLARTSSSNSSRQTVCLNNISWCIICPRGSKESFGIELVLGKDSSLSKEELKSKSPQKATRSARKRRNSSSTDPAKRKTRIADKRAGDAIDLPAQHALLPT, encoded by the coding sequence ATGAAGCCCTTCCGCAATGTCACATTTTGTCCAACCGGGTTTAACGACGAAGAAATCTCAAAAAGTATCTCTaggaagatcttgaagcttggTGGATGTTATTCGAAGGATCTGACGCGACAAGTTAATGTGCTTGTGATAGGCAAGACAAAAGAGACGAATAAATATCGATTTGCGGTACGACATCGTCATGATATCGTGTTTATTGATTTGAGAGCGATAGATGTACTTTACGAGCGATGGTTAGCTGGTGATGATATCATTGGAGAACAGCCTGGGGTGGTTGATCCAGTAGCGAGCGCTTTGAATACACTTAAAACCCGCTATAGCGCGGGACCTCTGGACAACTTCTACATTTTCATTGGTAGAGTTGATTCGTTTTCGAAAGAGCGATTAGAAGAGATCTGCCATACGTTAAAATGCCACAAATGCAATTCTTCACACTTTGTGAAGGACTGTAAGAGTAGGAACGATCACAAGACCGTTGTATTTGTGACGGATTCTTTGCAAGGTGCCCGAGTGGAGGCCGCAATTGAACAGCAGATACCCATAGTTCATTACAAATGGATCCTCGATTGCCAGAGAAGAAACGCAGCCTTGGAGTTTGATCCTTACTACCTGCTCCCCAGGATCCCGGAAAATCTGACCTTCGACGAGATTGGATTAGAGTCGTGCAATTGTTGGGACAATCTATCAAAGCCGACTCCGGAAATAGACCATAATATCACTGGAGCCCCTGCATCATCGAATCTGTTTCAAAAGTTTAAGGTGGAGGGCGATAGGATATGGGAGAAGGCAATGTCGAAATCCGATTCCAATGATGTGTTGAATCAGGGTGCCGCAAGGCTTTCACCACCCCCAGAAGTCCAAGAAAATCAACCAAGGGCTGATGAATCGATTTTCCAAGGTGCCACTTTTAATATCTCTCACAGGTTTTCGGAGCAACAAACTGATATTTTGAGAAGAGTGATAGAACAGAATGGAGGAGTCTTACAGGCAGAATCGCAATATCTGGTCATTCCAAGTGATTTCCCACTAGATTTACTTGAGAATGACGAAATATCTAACCAGACTTTGGTCACTGAGTTTTTCATAGAGAGATGTTTGAACTACAAACTCCTGATTAGGCCACCAGACTCGTGGTCAAAACCGTTCCTCAGGAACAGGAACGTAACTCTAGTGCCTTCGCGGACGCTCTTACATGATGAAGGCCAGTCTTTGCAGGTGGCCATCACAGGCTTCCATGGAGTCGAGCTACTGcatttgaacaagatttTGAAAGTCATGGAACCAATGGGAATAAAGTTCGTGGAGTACCTGAACAAGAAAACAGACCTACTGCTAATCAATCTCCCAGCATTACCTAGCATACCTCGCGATCACCCGTTGTGGAAGAACCAATATCGTGATCTATTTACCGCACAATTAGAGCACGGTAACGATAGTTCGAACCAAATTTTGAGAAATTCTCTGAAGCGCAAAATTCAGTTTGTGAAGCAAGAGCATTCGATTCCAGTTGTGACCCCTGCATTTTTAATTGATCTGCTTGCACGGACCTCGAGTTCTAACTCAAGTAGACAAACAGTATGCTTAAACAACATAAGTTGGTGTATTATATGCCCCCGGGGGTCGAAGGAGAGTTTCGGCATCGAATTGGTGTTAGGAAAAGATTCTTCCTTATCTAAGGAGGAATTGAAATCAAAAAGTCCACAGAAGGCAACAAGATCTGCCCGCAAGAGGAGAAATTCATCCTCCACAGATCCGGCTAAAAGAAAGACACGGATTGCTGATAAACGCGCTGGCGACGCAATCGATCTCCCTGCCCAGCATGCGTTGTTACCTACTTAG
- the KHA1 gene encoding Kha1p (ancestral locus Anc_1.272): MASSVGGVIAGQNPFVFETRSPVTLWLFQACLIMVVCNLVHIPFSRIRQPKVISEVIAGVILGPTVFGQIPNYTATVFPQASIVGLNLTANIGIILFMFFLGLEVDTGFIKKHLKKAMSIGLASLCVPFGFGCLFAVPLYNTYVPGRGSAGHVKFTVFMVYIAVSLSVTAFPVLCRILNELNLIKERAGIVVLGGGIVNDILGWIMLALSVILSNASSNPVNTVYILLCTFGWFLFIAYPVKYTLRWSLLRTRELERSKPSPVATMCVLFIVFISAYFTDIIGVHPIFGAFMAGLIVPRENNYVVKLAERMEDIPNIVLIPIYFAVAGLNVDLTLLNEGRDWGYVFASIGIAISTKVVSGTIAARLHGLFLRESTAVGILLSCKGIVEIVVLTVGLNAGIITRKIFGMFVLMALVSTFVTTPLTLWVFPESYRNEIRFKKSDEKDTSEAPSSVILAVDEDEAAVPGLHSFEDVKNFHITEVISITNSIETISSSLELINSLVIGKPGTTPSLISVRHKECSRKSSSSSSRPSLSKVKKLTRVWSRNNDDAETALTVIEEDVLGFELEIPLRAVHLRQLTERTADLLQSSSLHNEDPDFTVNTDSILQIFDIFARLSHIQFSSEVIFSTIREGAANIASMRMKPTDLILLPLRGAFADISGTEIPPREHYAHFSQFYSHILGLNDLSSGFFSTISSSLKANFALLISNRGDRAYIDRSKERGFHLLLPKPNLTSSDFLALHLLLLMCHRNRAGGVLPRGTIYINSMNSAFIDQLHELFNDRGCANDGAVDIQTINCDQKTEADSAALPFIDTVLETGMSEKQLSDLEENTVIVAESSFEGEIPFSEEVKNVILRGANDKFNVLVVHNNVKDVR; encoded by the coding sequence ATGGCATCGTCCGTGGGAGGGGTGATCGCGGGTCAGAATCCGTTTGTATTCGAAACACGGTCCCCAGTGACACTATGGCTTTTCCAGGCTTGCCTGATCATGGTGGTTTGTAACCTGGTTCATATCCCGTTTTCAAGGATCCGCCAGCCAAAGGTTATCTCTGAGGTTATTGCGGGTGTGATCTTGGGTCCGACAGTGTTTGGACAGATACCGAACTATACGGCAACCGTTTTCCCGCAGGCGTCGATAGTTGGTCTGAATCTGACAGCCAATATCGGTATTATTCTGTTTATGTTCTTTCTGGGTCTGGAAGTGGACACTGGgtttatcaagaagcatCTGAAGAAGGCAATGTCGATTGGTTTGGCGTCGCTGTGCGTGCCGTTTGGGTTTGGGTGTCTATTTGCAGTGCCGCTCTACAATACGTATGTGCCAGGTCGCGGGTCGGCAGGACACGTCAAGTTCACGGTCTTTATGGTGTATATCGCTGTTTCACTTTCTGTGACGGCGTTTCCTGTTCTCTGTCGTATCCTCAACGAGTTGAACCTAATCAAGGAGCGTGCTGGCATCGTGGTTCTTGGTGGAGGTATTGTGAACGATATATTGGGATGGATTATGCTTGCTCTAAGTGTGATTCTCTCAAACGCCTCGTCGAATCCCGTCAATACGGTTTACATCCTGCTGTGCACGTTCGGTTGGTTTCTGTTCATAGCGTATCCTGTCAAGTACACACTACGGTGGAGTTTGCTCAGAACCCGTGAACTGGAAAGATCTAAACCTTCACCAGTGGCTACGATGTGTGTTCTATTCATCGTGTTCATTTCCGCATATTTTACCGATATCATTGGTGTGCATCCGATCTTTGGTGCCTTTATGGCTGGACTGATCGTTCCAAGGGAAAATAACTATGTGGTGAAACTGGCGGAAAGAATGGAGGATATACCAAACATCGTTCTAATTCCAATCTATTTTGCGGTAGCAGGTCTTAATGTCGACTTAACCTTGCTAAACGAGGGAAGGGACTGGGGTTATGTCTTTGCAAGCATTGGGATTGCTATAAGTACAAAGGTAGTATCTGGCACGATCGCAGCCAGACTTCATGGTTTATTTCTCAGAGAATCAACTGCTGTCGGTATCCTGTTGTCATGCAAAGGCATCGTAGAAATTGTTGTGCTGACTGTGGGGTTAAATGCTGGCATCATCACAAGAAAGATTTTTGGAATGTTTGTCTTGATGGCACTGGTTTCCACCTTTGTCACCACTCCTCTGACGCTATGGGTCTTCCCAGAATCATACAGAAACGAAATACGCTTTAAGAAAAGCGATGAAAAAGATACTTCAGAGGCTCCTTCCTCGGTGATATTGGcagttgatgaagatgaagcagcGGTACCAGGCCTTCACTCATTCGAAGATGTTAAAAACTTTCATATTACAGAAGTCATCAGTATTACGAATTCGATCGAAACGATCTCATCCTCATTAGAGCTGATCAATAGCTTAGTTATCGGAAAACCTGGAACGACACCTAGTTTGATTTCAGTGCGACACAAGGAATGCAGCAGGAAGTCAAGCAGTTCTTCGTCAAGACCAAGCCTAAGCAAAGTCAAGAAACTTACGCGCGTGTGGTCACGTAATAATGATGATGCTGAAACAGCATTGACAGTAATCGAGGAGGATGTGTTAGGCTTCGAGCTAGAAATCCCATTGAGAGCTGTTCACTTAAGGCAGCTAACGGAGCGAACCGCGGATCTTCTGCAGTCATCATCTCTGCATAACGAAGACCCCGATTTTACTGTGAACACGGACTCTATCTTACAGATATTTGACATTTTCGCCCGTCTCAGTCACATTCAGTTCTCCAGTGAGGTGATCTTTTCTACGATTAGGGAAGGAGCAGCAAACATCGCTTCTATGAGAATGAAGCCCACAGATTTGATTCTTTTGCCGCTGAGAGGTGCCTTTGCTGATATTAGCGGAACAGAAATCCCTCCCAGAGAACATTATGCGCACTTTTCCCAATTTTATTCACACATTCTAGGATTAaatgatctttcttctggattCTTCAGTaccatttcttcatctttgaaagCGAATTTTGCGCTGCTAATCAGCAATAGAGGAGATCGTGCTTACATTGATCGATCGAAGGAGAGAGGCTTTCACTTGCTTTTGCCGAAACCCAATCTGACTTCTTCGGACTTTTTGGCCCTGCATTTACTGCTTTTGATGTGTCATCGTAATAGGGCCGGAGGCGTGCTTCCTCGGGGTACCATCTACATCAACAGTATGAATAGCGCGTTCATCGATCAGCTCCACGAACTTTTCAATGACCGAGGATGCGCCAATGATGGCGCTGTGGATATTCAAACCATTAACTGTGATCAAAAGACCGAGGCTGACTCTGCTGCGCTGCCCTTCATTGATACAGTTCTTGAAACAGGAATGAgcgagaagcagctgagTGATTTAGAGGAAAACACTGTTATCGTTGCTGAAAGTTCGTTCGAAGGAGAGATTCCGTTCAGCGAGGAAGTTAAAAATGTCATATTACGTGGTGCTAATGACAAATTCAATGTACTAGTGGTGCATAACAATGTTAAGGATGTTCGCTAA
- the GWT1 gene encoding glucosaminyl-phosphotidylinositol O-acyltransferase (ancestral locus Anc_1.275) — protein MSSLKQRKEDFVTGLNGGSIAEINLVTSIALTAYICWNLLSVCSNANIFADFALNWICLLLSITTYSSDIALLQILIIIPCLITVFLSRNNKRHPKNEPRGKDKRLDTLRLTRKPFISAYRGHMLVLTSLAILAVDFQIFPRRFAKVETWGTSLMDLGVGSFVFSNGLVSARVLLKQKSDPSVRPSVLKRVLSALKSGAALLILGLLRLYFVKNLEYQEHVTEYGVHWNFFMTLALLPPFLVLVDPIADRVPRCIIAMIISVVYEFILTKGEGVLEYLILAPRNGFLNANREGIFSFWGYCSIFLWGQTAGFYLLGDKPTRNNLYKPSVDVLCRPAGDMERRVWDKITTVSPLGGLFFWAFVGIAITQVTMAFDPYYVSRRFANLPYVSWVMAYNTGFLLCYCLIHKLFSGYKREQEVPETLDAVNSNGLFTFLLSNLLTGFTNMSTSTIDASSKKALAVMMVYAIAIAVISTFLYKKKIYIKL, from the coding sequence ATGTCGTCGCTCAAACAACGCAAGGAAGATTTTGTTACTGGCTTAAATGGTGGATCGATTGCAGAAATAAATCTGGTGACCTCAATCGCTTTGACGGCGTATATTTGTTGGAATCTTCTCTCAGTTTGCTCCAATGCCAATATATTCGCGGACTTCGCCCTCAATTGGATCTGTCTCCTCCTTTCAATCACTACTTATTCCAGTGATATCGCATTGCTACAGATATTGATTATTATACCCTGCCTAATAACGGTTTTCCTATCTAGAAACAACAAGAGGCATCCTAAGAACGAACCAAGAGGTAAAGATAAACGGTTAGATACATTGCGGTTGACCAGAAAGCCGTTTATATCCGCATACCGTGGTCATATGCTTGTTCTTACATCACTGGCAATTCTAGCTGTGGACTTCCAGATATTCCCACGTCGATTCGCGAAGGTGGAGACCTGGGGAACGTCTCTTATGGACCTTGGAGTTGGCTCTTTTGTGTTCAGTAACGGTCTTGTGTCCGCGAGAGTCCTTTTAAAGCAGAAATCAGACCCTTCCGTCAGACCAAGTGTGCTTAAGCGAGTGCTTAGTGCCTTGAAATCGGGCGCCGCACTTTTAATATTAGGATTGTTGAGACTGTATTTCGTTAAGAATCTCGAATATCAAGAGCACGTTACTGAGTATGGAGTTCATTGGAACTTTTTCATGACGCTAGCCCTTTTGCCGCCGTTCCTTGTTCTGGTGGATCCTATAGCTGATAGAGTTCCCCGTTGCATCATTGCGATGATAATATCAGTTGTTTATGAATTTATTTTGACGAAAGGCGAGGGAGTCCTGGAAtatttgatcttggctCCTCGCAACGGCTTTCTGAATGCCAACAGAGAAGgaattttctctttctggGGTTATTGCTCTATATTTCTCTGGGGCCAAACGGCAGGGTTTTATCTTCTTGGTGACAAACCGACCAGGAATAATTTGTACAAACCTTCAGTGGACGTCCTCTGCCGTCCTGCTGGTGATATGGAGCGGAGAGTGTGGGATAAGATAACTACGGTCTCGCCTTTAGGAGGGCTATTCTTTTGGGCCTTTGTCGGAATTGCGATAACCCAAGTCACTATGGCTTTTGATCCCTACTACGTCTCCCGGCGGTTCGCAAATCTTCCTTACGTTTCCTGGGTTATGGCTTACAACACGGGATTTTTACTCTGTTACTGCTTGATCCACAAATTATTCAGCGGTTACAAGAGAGAGCAAGAGGTTCCAGAGACTCTGGACGCCGTTAACAGTAACGGTCTATTCACATTTCTGCTATCGAATCTACTGACTGGCTTCACAAATATGTCTACCTCGACCATAGATGCTTCAAGCAAAAAGGCCTTAGCGGTAATGATGGTTTATGCTATCGCAATTGCCGTTATTTCAACGTTTCTttacaagaagaaaatatACATCAAGCTGTAA
- the SRS2 gene encoding DNA helicase SRS2 (ancestral locus Anc_1.274): protein MESNAVLKEILSSLNRQQRVAVQFDHAKALQVIAGPGTGKTKVLTSRVAYLLLHHRIKPQDIIVTTFTNKAAKEMIERLSKMLQGSGIRVSDIMIGTFHSVCLKILSRFGHKIGLRKDWRIVDESEIDKIMQEMIEKMPDSIRDQANSMARKVNLCLPKKGTDEWAVHPKAVKKQISRLKAFAVIPEEYQKDNHHDQALAYFYEKYQAELSKLNALDFDDLLMYAFRLLTTERCLPYMQHVLVDEFQDTNGIQMDLMFLFAKGNHHLSRGITVVGDPDQSIYAFRHALAQNFEAMANKCPIECSRVILIENYRSSQKILDTSETLIKQQSRGRADRLPLRAQFDCEFAPVYIDFPAAFLEGPSLIREMLYLKALPNLFTFNDFAILVRQRRQIKSIETALIEHGIPYKIIRGHAFWELKEVVSMLNLLKCVFFDNERHTMLSVLQYPARGLGAASAGKIKAILDDYQGTAFHGLKKISENTLKIGIPAKAMQVVKDFIAMINYCQTLSKNPNSTTLNDIFEKLYEGSGMRHEYLYNDGKKKSEIQGDEDPNYSNPRHKNVMILKSYFTGNGMSKSFEATTEAKSPQELLKTRSDNTGSQANTVKNHIRDFFLSLSLFSTETSDAGMGKKDEQEKNGFVTISTIHGAKGLEWPVVFIPGCEEGIIPSIFGDEKAQENDEDEDEDQDQESVAGSESSRIEQPVSPRKAQSFTTDSSLDEERRMFFVAQTRAKHLLYHSAATGGGRSEGSPSRFLTTDLLGTMTDHQGLFDSVEVIKKFYVNLGREPPMESRQFQLTRLVQDYAKFIENRRERFVWNGDFVVNMFKFDITKNVQAGYSTSFTTAAAQLQYSNGPSSDKYSNEGTAEGKTVRTSPKNSSSNRNTAAKSPKRAYAPPLKDKGDIRLISPTKNIAPVSPTGSPAKKRSYAPTYRPSRNAPNALACKRKLFAPTQEKVQLKMEKSLSSRDLEDSFDERASASEKSFSPANKFGSKSSSNLKEENESKAMMTESLSRKSEIGRRSKRMLYATPIDISGQNTSNKIDQSKETPNSSYFSGEDSLNTTAAELLHNPNDVLVDTRPIIASAKTLADAARKPTKSRESRDTGSSNKVKLESSSSQCDIFSQLSRAKKKTKLSDGEIIIID, encoded by the coding sequence ATGGAGTCGAACGCcgttttgaaggagatcCTGTCGTCTCTGAACAGGCAGCAGAGGGTAGCGGTGCAATTCGATCATGCCAAGGCTCTGCAGGTGATTGCTGGCCCCGGGACAGGTAAAACCAAGGTGTTGACTTCCAGGGTGGCGtatcttctccttcacCATCGAATCAAGCCGCAGGATATCATAGTGACGACTTTCACGAACAAGGCTGCCAAGGAGATGATCGAGAGGTTGTCGAAGATGCTGCAGGGATCCGGTATCAGGGTCTCGGATATCATGATTGGCACGTTTCACAGCGTTTGCCTGAAGATTTTGTCGCGTTTTGGGCACAAGATAGGACTGCGAAAGGATTGGAGGATAGTAGATGAGAGCGAGATAGACAAGATAATGCAGGAAATGATAGAAAAGATGCCCGACTCTATACGAGACCAAGCTAACTCAATGGCGAGAAAAGTGAACCTCTGTCTCCCGAAAAAAGGTACGGATGAGTGGGCTGTACATCCAAAGGCTGTCAAGAAACAGATCTCGCGGCTGAAAGCTTTTGCTGTCATACCCGAGGAGTATCAGAAAGATAACCATCACGATCAAGCATTGGCGTATTTCTATGAGAAGTATCAAGCGGAGCTGAGCAAGCTTAACGCGTTGGATTTCGATGACCTGCTGATGTATGCGTTCCGCCTTTTGACTACCGAGCGTTGTCTGCCGTACATGCAGCACGTACTCGTGGATGAGTTCCAAGACACTAATGGCATACAAATGGATCTCATGTTTCTGTTCGCAAAGGGGAACCACCACCTCTCGCGGGGGATAACTGTGGTGGGAGATCCGGACCAAAGTATCTATGCATTTAGACATGCCTTGGCTCAGAATTTCGAAGCTATGGCAAACAAGTGTCCGATTGAATGTTCGAGAGTCATTTTGATTGAAAATTATCGTTCCTCGCAAAAGATTCTGGACACCAGCGAAACCCTTATTAAGCAACAATCGCGAGGCCGCGCAGATCGGTTACCTTTACGGGCGCAATTTGATTGTGAATTTGCCCCAGTGTACATCGATTTCCCAGCGGCATTTTTGGAGGGCCCCTCGTTGATAAGAGAGATGCTTTACCTGAAGGCTCTACCGAATCTGTTTACGTTTAATGATTTTGCTATCCTTGTTCGACAGCGACGGCAAATAAAGAGCATAGAAACGGCGTTGATTGAGCATGGCATACCATACAAGATAATTCGAGGACATGCCTTTTGGGAGCTGAAGGAAGTTGTCTCCATGctaaatctcttgaagtGCGTTTTCTTTGATAATGAACGCCACACAATGCTATCAGTTTTACAATATCCAGCCAGAGGTCTCGGAGCAGCTTCTGCGGGGAAGATCAAAGCAATACTCGATGATTATCAAGGAACTGCCTTTCACGGCCTGAAAAAAATCTCCGAGAATACTTTGAAGATAGGCATACCAGCAAAGGCCATGCAAGTCGTGAAAGACTTCATCGCTATGATCAATTATTGTCAGACCTTGAGCAAGAATCCAAACAGCACAACGTTGAATgatatcttcgagaagcttTACGAGGGATCGGGCATGCGGCATGAATATCTCTACAATGATGGTAAAAAGAAATCAGAGATACAGGGTGACGAGGACCCAAATTATTCAAATCCTCGACACAAAAATGtcatgatcttgaagagctATTTCACTGGTAATGGCAtgtcaaagagctttgaagcCACAACCGAGGCCAAGTCGCCGCAAgaacttttgaaaacaCGAAGCGATAATACTGGATCGCAAGCTAACACGGTCAAAAACCATATTcgcgatttcttcctctccTTAAGTTTATTCTCAACTGAGACTAGTGACGCTGGAATGGGTAAAAAAGATGAACAGGAAAAGAATGGTTTTGTTACAATTTCCACAATTCATGGAGCCAAAGGTTTAGAATGGCCTGTGGTATTTATACCAGGCTGCGAGGAAGGTATAATACCGTCAATCTTTGGAGACGAAAAAGCGCAAGAgaatgacgaagatgaagacgaagacCAGGACCAGGAAAGCGTTGCGGGTTCAGAAAGCAGTAGAATTGAGCAACCCGTAAGCCCGCGCAAGGCGCAGAGTTTCACTACTGATAGTTCTCTAGACgaggaaagaagaatgtTTTTTGTTGCTCAGACCCGAGCAAAGCACTTACTTTATCACTCCGCAGCAACTGGAGGTGGACGCTCAGAGGGTAGCCCAAGCAGATTTCTGACCACCGATTTGTTAGGTACAATGACTGACCATCAGGGACTTTTCGATAGTGTGGAAGTGATAAAGAAGTTCTACGTCAACCTAGGCCGGGAACCTCCCATGGAAAGTCGTCAGTTTCAACTGACACGGCTCGTCCAGGACTATGCCAAGTTTATAGAAAACAGAAGGGAAAGATTTGTCTGGAACGGCGATTTCGTTGTGAATATGTTCAAGTTTGACATAACCAAGAATGTCCAAGCCGGTTACTCCACAAGTTTCACTaccgctgctgctcagTTGCAATACTCTAACGGGCCCTCTTCAGACAAATATTCCAACGAAGGAACAGCGGAAGGCAAGACTGTTCGTACAAGTCCGAAAAATTCAAGCTCAAATAGGAATACGGCGGCAAAGTCGCCCAAAAGGGCTTATGCCCCTCCACTGAAAGATAAAGGTGACATTCGTTTGATTTCTCCAACAAAGAATATTGCCCCAGTGTCGCCTACCGGTTCACCGGCAAAGAAACGCAGTTATGCACCAACCTACAGGCCATCTAGAAACGCCCCAAACGCACTTGCTTGTAAACGCAAGCTCTTTGCCCCTACTCAAGAGAAAGTACAACTCAAAATGGAGAAAAGTCTATCCTCAAGAGATTTGGAAGATTcttttgatgaaagagCCAGTGCATCAGAAAAAAGCTTTTCCCCTGCCAATAAATTTGgctcaaagtcttcttcCAATCTCAAAGAGGAGAATGAGAGTAAGGCTATGATGACTGAATCTCTCAGCAGAAAGTCGGAAATAGGTCGCCGATCTAAGAGGATGCTATATGCCACTCCAATAGATATTTCAGGCCAAAATACGTCGAATAAAATCGATCAATCAAAGGAAACTCCGAACAGTTCTTACTTTAGCGGGGAAGACAGTCTCAACACTACAGCAGCGGAGCTTTTGCACAATCCTAATGATGTGTTGGTTGATACCAGACCCATCATCGCTAGCGCCAAAACGTTGGCGGATGCCGCAAGAAAACCCACTAAAAGcagagaaagcagagatACGGGCTCATCTAACAAAGTCAAACTGGAGAGTTCATCCAGCCAGTGCGACATCTTCTCCCAGTTATCAAGAGCCAAGAAAAAGACAAAATTAAGCGACGGcgaaatcatcatcattgaCTAA